A single window of Neospora caninum Liverpool complete genome, chromosome XII DNA harbors:
- a CDS encoding putative tubulin-tyrosine ligase family protein → MFVEEFRKSPNTLWIMKPIGRSQGKGIFLFERLSQIREEIRSSPLRLRHFIFTSRNHAISVLGECAGMHLTNVAIQRFSENYDEEFGGKWSLRNVKQFLITKYGEARVNELMLQIQQLMLKPLIAVSKVMINDKHCFELYGYDIIIDAHLKPWLLEVNASPSLTASTPLDYNFKIGLLDDVLTIVDMEKYLAGDEKQIGGFVLLYKGGPVNEMPVECTTLSYLGTDIAREACLKYLGKKLAAHRSDTAGRTNCRANLAAQLRGL, encoded by the exons ATGTTCGTAGAGGAATTCCGCAAGAGCCCGAACACTTTGTGGATCATGAAACCCATCGGAAGGTCGCAAGGGAAGGGAATTTTCCTATTCGAGCGTCTCTCGCAAATTAG GGAAGAAATTCGATCTTCGCCTCTACGCCTGCGTCACTTCATATTCACCTCTA GGAACCATGCCATCTCTGTCCTTGGAGAGTGCGCAGGCATGCACTTGACCAATGTGGCTATACAAAGGTTCTCCGAGAATTACGACGAAGAATTCGGAGGGAAATGGTCACTGCGGAATGTCAAACAGTTCCTCATCACAAA GTACGGAGAGGCACGGGTCAACGAACTGATGCTCCAGATTCAACAGCTGATGTTGAAGCCTCTGATTGCCGTGTCGAAG GTCATGATAAATGACAAGCACTGCTTCGAGTTGTACGGCTACGACATCATCATTGATGCCCATCTCAA GCCGTGGCTGCTTGAGGTTAATGCTTCACCGTCTCTTACGG CGAGTACTCCTCTCGACTACAACTTCAAAATAGGGTTGCTGGATGATGTCCTGACGATAGTGGATATGGAAAAATA TCTAGCAGGCGACGAAAAGCAGATTGGAGGATTCGTTCTCCTCTACAAGG GGGGACCAGTCAACGAAATGCCCGTCGAGTGCACAACGCTGAGCTACCTAG GCACCGACATTGCGCGAGAAGCATGCCTCAAATACCTCGGAAAGAAGTTGGCTGCACACCGGTCGGACACTGCCGGCAGAACGAACTGCAGGGCCAACCTGGCAGCTCAGCTGCGTGGACTCTGA
- a CDS encoding Cysteine synthase, related — MPGWGFHNHPFHRLSRAEREFGSLPKRGLLPSSGTAFAKPLAPTPGSLNSRFGPGTDLLFFSDKSTLTSSTRELSFAQPQPGKQTTDGEESDRNVSEQLRQAQESTMSYEHNALSSPPGKPDFSRCAPAAGKRQERNSALRVCENFLDAVGMTPLIYLRRASLETHCDIFAKCEFLNPGGSVKDRPAKYILQQAEKEGETATQSTETQCDTQGEDMLKVCGALVVEVPFHKVWHPDHFVAFSGRLASVLNACWGNQFDNLANQLSHYETTGPEIWDQMDGRIDGFVSAAGTGGTVSGVSLYLRSQHPGIQIGLADIPGSALYRYYTEGVLRAEGSSVVENIGQGRITGQLQGFRPDVAFEIPDAESLAWTHSLLEDEGLAVGLSSGVNVAAAIRLAKRLGPGHRIVTLLCDSGTRYAKKQWNISFLKEEGLPYPRMLADQSREMSGIMEAIHSAYAPQHVVEKIEKEHENDISAPGSKLRSVSL; from the exons ATGCCGGGTTGGGGGTTCCATAACCATCCCTTCCATCGGCTTTCTCGGGCTGAGAGGGAATTTGGATCCTTACCAAAACGTGGACTTCTTCCTTCCAGTGGCACGGCCTTTGCGAAACCTCTCGCACCGACTCCAGGCTCACTCAACTCCAGATTCGGCCCCGGCACAgatctccttttcttctcggacAAGTCAACGCTCACGTCATCGACTCGCGAACTGTCGTTTGCGCAGCCGCAACCAGGGAAACAGACCACAGATGGCGAAGAGTCTGACAGAAATGTCTCTGAACAGCTGCGGCAAGCACAGGAGAGCACGATGAGCTACGAGCACAACGCACTCTCTTCGCCCCCAGGAAAACCCGACTTCAGTCGTTGTGCTCCAGCAGccggaaagagacaagaaagaaaCTCGGCCCTTCGGGTTTGTGAAAATTTCCTCGACGCCGTGGGCATGACTCCTCTGATCTATTTGAGACGTGCAAGTCTAGAGACGCACTGCGATATTTTTGCCAAATGTGAATTCCTCAACCCAGGCGGCTCCGTCAAGGACAGACCGGCAAAATACATCCTCCAACAGGCTGAAAAAGAAGGTGAAACTGCCACACAGAGTACAGAGACACAGTGCGATACGCAAGGAGAG GACATGCTCAAAGTCTGTGGCGCGTTGGTTGTGGAGGTTCCTTTCCATAAGGTGTGGCATCCTGACCATTTTGTCGCCTTTTCGGGAAGACTTGCTTCAGTCTTGAATGCGTGCTGGGGAAACCAATTCGACAACCTG GCTAACCAGCTCTCCCACTACGAGACGACAGGCCCGGAAATCTG gGACCAGATGGACGGCCGCATAGACGGTTTTGTGTCTGCTGCGGGGACAGGCgggactgtctccggcgtctccctctaTCTCCGTTCTCAGCATCCTGGAATTCAAATCGGTCTCGCCGATATCCCCGGCTCTGCCCTGTACCGCTATTATACCGAGGGAGTTCTACGAGCAGAAGGATCATCTGTTGTCGAAAACATCG GCCAGGGACGCATCACGGGCCAGCTCCAGGGCTTTCGCCCGGATGTTGCTTTCGAGATTCCCGACGCCGAATCTCTGGCGTGGACTCACTCTCTCCTTGAGGAT GAAGGCCTAGCTGTCGGACTGAGCAGCGGAGTCAACGTCGCGGCTGCAATTCGACTTGCCAAGCGCCTCGGGCCAGGCCACCGCATTGTTACCCTGCTGTGCGATTCGG GTACTCGATATGCAAAGAAGCAATGGAACATTTCTTTCTTGAAAGAAGAAGGGTTGCCTTATCCTCGTATGCTCGCTGATCAG AGTCGCGAGATGAGTGGCATCATGGAGGCAATACACTCGGCGTATGCCCCGCAGCACGTGGTAGAAAAAATCGAGAAGGAACATGAAAACGACATCTCCGCTCCTGGCAGCAAACT AAGATCCGTGTCTCTTTAG